One window of Cuculus canorus isolate bCucCan1 chromosome 10, bCucCan1.pri, whole genome shotgun sequence genomic DNA carries:
- the LOC128853192 gene encoding collagen alpha-6(IV) chain-like — protein MGPPGPIGLPGLPGTPGASLPSDIPGRPGDAGHPGTDGSSGLPGSPGPRGPPGPASDQGDTGNPGLPGVLGLRGIKGDVGRTGPVGLPGASGFKGVRGEPGLMGMPGKDGPAGDPGHPGLKGEVGRRGLPGRQGAPGITPQPEELTAPAGLTRSARS, from the exons ATGG GTCCCCCTGGTCCTATTGGACTGCCTGGCTTGCCAGGAACGCCTGgagcttctcttccttctgatATACCTGGGagacctggggatgctggcCATCCAGGAACGGATGGGAGCTCAG GTCTTCCAGGTTCTCCAGGACCACGAGGGCCTCCTGGCCCAGCTTCTGATCAAGGTGACACAGGCAACCCAGGTTTGCCCGGCGTACTTGGCTTGCGAGGCATTAAGGGTGATGTGGGACGCACTGGTCCAGTTGGACTCCCTGGAGCATCTGGATTCAAAG GTGTAAGAGGGGAGCCTGGCCTTATGGGGATGCCAGGTAAAGATGGGCCTGCGGGAGATCCTGGTCACCCTGGGCTGAAAGGTGAAGTGGGCCGTCGAG GTCTCCCTGGCCGACAAGGGGCTCCCGGTATAACCCCACAGCCAGAAGAACTCACAGCCCCTGCAGGCTTAACCAGGTCTGCCAGGAGTTGA